TCTTGTTGGCGTAGCCACCGAACATGGCCGTGAATGCATAATCGTCGCTGCCGTTGCTCTTGAGTTTGAGCGCCGCTTCGCGTGCGCCACCGGCGTACTCTTCAAGCTTTTTCCAGTCTGTATCCGTGGCGAGATGGTAGCCTGCCGGGCAAGCCTTCTTGGCAGCTTCTTGCGTGTAGAGGCGACCGAACGTCTTGCAGTTCGCATCATCGCGGTCATAGCAAATCGAGCCATCCGGATCGTTGTAGTTCAAGTTCTCGACGAACCAGTCCACGCCACCGATTTCCTTGACCTTGTAAACTTGTTTGTCACGCTTGTCCACAAAGTTCTTGAACACCGGGCAGCGAGTGCTGAAGCCTGCTTCAGAAAGAATCGGATCGACCTTGCCCTTCCAAGCGGTGCAGAAGCGGAACAGCTGACCGCCCGGAAGCGAAGCGCCCTTATGCTTGGCAGCCCAAGTCTTCACGTAATGGAGGCCCGTCACAGCGGTATCAGGAATCGAGAGCACCTTGGCATACTTGCCAGCGAGTGCAGCATACGTCCCGGCAACAGACATCGGAGCCTTCCAGAAGCCATCGGAAAGACCTTCGCGCAAGCTTGCAAAAACCGGGGACGGCTTATAGACCTTGATTGTCTTATCGACCATCTGCTCCGGATTCTTTTTGCAGTTCACATCATGATTGATCGCCATCAAGGAATTAGCATCTTCCTTGCACTGGGCAATGCACTTTGTTCGTGCAGCGCCTTTCTTGGGGCACGGTTTCCAGACCGTGGTATCGACACTCACGAGAGACTGTTTTC
This is a stretch of genomic DNA from Fibrobacter sp. UWB13. It encodes these proteins:
- a CDS encoding FISUMP domain-containing protein, with translation MKNLFIASLVCSAILAQGSFAQEALRKAVDSNNWKKVKKIVNSGELEEIYCGKMSAKNATNIYGKHFKQMPDEAFAACPSQFAYGFGPKVCSMANAANACSGVIKYLLADGEKGSTKALKTLDEVAKAATKTKAFGKQSLVSVDTTVWKPCPKKGAARTKCIAQCKEDANSLMAINHDVNCKKNPEQMVDKTIKVYKPSPVFASLREGLSDGFWKAPMSVAGTYAALAGKYAKVLSIPDTAVTGLHYVKTWAAKHKGASLPGGQLFRFCTAWKGKVDPILSEAGFSTRCPVFKNFVDKRDKQVYKVKEIGGVDWFVENLNYNDPDGSICYDRDDANCKTFGRLYTQEAAKKACPAGYHLATDTDWKKLEEYAGGAREAALKLKSNGSDDYAFTAMFGGYANKTGVCTTMGEGAYFWTADSEEDSRGKARTMFSSDKDVGSISVDPSFYLAVRCVAGAE